The following proteins are co-located in the Paludibaculum fermentans genome:
- a CDS encoding nickel-dependent hydrogenase large subunit, which yields MATRIVVDPVTRIEGHLRVEAILDDQRRVKDAMSTGTMWRGIEVILQGRDPRDAWAFTERICGVCTTVHALTSVRAVENALGIQVPRNADSIRNIMFLAQMIHDHVVHFYHLHALDWVDIVSTLKADPAATAALAQKVSPHWPKSTEGYFRDTQARLKKFVESGQLGLFQNAYWGHPAYKLPPEANLMAVAHYLEALAWQKEIVKIHTVFGGKNPHPNYLVGGMASAFNMQGDNAINQERLNLVKEKIEEAAAIVNDLYIPDLLAVASFYPEWAAIGGGLGNFMAYGDVPQNGVGDPAQFRLPRGIILGRNLAEVVPLDHADANQITEEISHSWYQYAGGKTALHPWDGETTPHYTGPKPPYKNLDETKPYSWLKAPRWKGKAMEVGPLSRMLVGYASGRTEFKDIVNDALGKLKAPPAALFSTLGRTAARGLEAALCVGWLRQEYDRLIANLRNGDSATADTRRWDPSTWPKETKGYGFTEAPRGALAHWIHIKDGKIANYQCIVPSTWNASPRDAQGQLGAYESALIGTPMADPARPLEILRTIHSFDPCLACASHVFGPDGEKLAEVVVR from the coding sequence ATGGCGACCCGAATCGTAGTCGATCCCGTCACTCGCATTGAAGGCCACCTCCGAGTGGAGGCCATCCTCGACGACCAGCGCCGCGTGAAAGACGCCATGAGCACCGGCACCATGTGGCGCGGCATCGAGGTCATCCTGCAGGGCCGCGACCCGCGCGATGCCTGGGCCTTCACTGAGCGCATCTGCGGAGTCTGCACCACCGTCCACGCCCTCACCAGCGTCCGCGCCGTCGAGAACGCTCTAGGCATTCAGGTGCCGCGTAACGCCGACTCCATCCGCAACATCATGTTCCTCGCGCAGATGATCCACGATCACGTGGTGCACTTCTACCATCTGCACGCTCTCGATTGGGTCGATATCGTCAGCACCCTCAAAGCCGACCCGGCGGCCACCGCCGCCCTGGCCCAGAAGGTGTCGCCCCACTGGCCCAAGTCGACTGAAGGCTACTTCCGCGACACCCAGGCTCGTCTCAAAAAGTTCGTCGAGTCCGGCCAGTTGGGCCTCTTCCAGAACGCTTACTGGGGCCACCCCGCCTACAAACTGCCGCCGGAAGCCAACCTGATGGCCGTCGCCCACTACCTGGAGGCGCTCGCCTGGCAGAAGGAGATCGTCAAGATCCACACGGTCTTCGGAGGCAAGAATCCGCATCCCAACTACCTGGTGGGCGGCATGGCCTCCGCCTTCAACATGCAGGGCGACAACGCCATCAACCAGGAGCGCCTCAACCTCGTCAAGGAGAAGATCGAGGAGGCCGCGGCCATCGTCAACGACCTCTACATCCCCGATCTGCTCGCCGTTGCCTCCTTCTACCCCGAGTGGGCCGCCATCGGCGGAGGCCTCGGCAACTTCATGGCCTACGGAGACGTCCCGCAGAACGGCGTGGGCGATCCCGCCCAGTTCCGCCTGCCGCGCGGCATCATCCTGGGCAGGAATCTGGCCGAAGTCGTGCCCCTCGATCACGCCGACGCCAACCAGATCACCGAGGAGATCTCACACTCCTGGTATCAGTACGCCGGCGGCAAAACAGCGCTCCATCCCTGGGACGGCGAAACCACCCCGCACTACACCGGACCCAAACCGCCCTACAAAAACCTGGACGAAACCAAGCCCTATAGCTGGCTCAAGGCGCCGCGCTGGAAAGGCAAGGCCATGGAGGTCGGACCGCTCTCCAGGATGCTGGTCGGCTATGCCAGCGGACGCACCGAGTTCAAGGACATCGTCAACGACGCGCTCGGCAAGCTGAAAGCGCCTCCGGCCGCACTGTTCTCTACTCTCGGCCGCACCGCCGCGCGAGGACTCGAGGCCGCTCTCTGCGTCGGCTGGCTTCGGCAGGAGTACGACCGTTTGATTGCGAACCTTCGCAACGGCGATAGCGCCACCGCCGACACCAGGCGTTGGGATCCGTCCACCTGGCCCAAGGAGACCAAGGGCTACGGCTTCACCGAAGCCCCGCGCGGCGCACTGGCCCATTGGATCCACATCAAAGACGGCAAGATCGCCAACTACCAGTGCATCGTCCCCTCCACCTGGAACGCCTCGCCTCGCGACGCCCAAGGCCAGTTGGGCGCCTACGAGTCGGCCCTGATCGGCACGCCCATGGCCGATCCGGCCCGCCCGCTGGAGATCCTGCGCACCATCCACAGCTTTGATCCCTGCCTGGCCTGCGCCTCGCACGTCTTTGGCCCGGATGGCGAGAAGCTCGCCGAGGTCGTCGTCCGCTAG
- a CDS encoding SAM-dependent methyltransferase, with product MNKLAKRMLMRVLEGITASELELVSEGRSHRFGDSGSNLRARLVVHNERFFVRALKGGDTGMGESYMDGDWSSPDLVSLVRLAVRNSAALERSNGFFASLSLFLNNVRHRLRKNTIAGSRRNIQAHYDLSNDFFRLFLDRRMLYSCGWYETPQDSLETAQFQKIDRICRKLQLQPGDHVLEIGTGWGGFALHAARGYGCRVTTTTISRQQYDYAKQLFESAGLDGQIQLLLQDYRLLTGQYDKIVSIEMFEAIGYEHYDDYFAACNRLLKPDGSMLLQTITMNEQRFPAYRKQSDWIQKYIFPGAQLASVRGILDSLANVTSLSMFHCEAMGTHYARTLAAWRERFHRALPQVRQLGFDERFIRMWDYYLAFCEGAFLERHISDVQLMLTKNYNPKTLFQEPWQQQHNVERRGSLVEQ from the coding sequence ATGAACAAGCTGGCAAAGCGCATGCTGATGAGGGTGCTGGAAGGCATCACGGCGTCGGAACTGGAGTTGGTGTCGGAGGGGCGGTCGCACCGCTTCGGCGACTCCGGCTCGAACCTGCGTGCCCGGCTGGTGGTGCACAATGAACGCTTCTTCGTCCGCGCCCTGAAGGGCGGAGACACGGGCATGGGCGAGTCGTACATGGATGGCGACTGGTCCTCGCCCGACCTGGTTTCCCTCGTCCGCCTCGCCGTGCGCAACAGTGCGGCGCTGGAGCGGTCGAATGGCTTCTTCGCCTCGCTCAGCCTCTTCCTGAACAACGTGCGCCACCGGCTGCGGAAGAACACGATCGCCGGCAGCCGCCGCAACATCCAGGCCCACTACGACCTGAGCAACGACTTCTTCCGCCTCTTCCTCGACAGGCGCATGCTCTACTCCTGCGGCTGGTACGAGACGCCGCAGGACTCGTTGGAGACCGCGCAATTCCAGAAGATCGATCGCATCTGCCGCAAGCTGCAGTTGCAGCCCGGGGATCATGTGCTGGAGATCGGCACAGGTTGGGGCGGCTTTGCCTTGCATGCGGCGCGGGGATACGGCTGCCGGGTGACCACCACTACGATCAGCCGGCAACAGTACGACTACGCGAAACAGCTCTTCGAGTCCGCCGGCCTGGACGGGCAGATCCAATTGCTGCTGCAGGACTACCGGCTCCTCACCGGCCAGTACGACAAGATCGTCAGCATCGAGATGTTCGAGGCCATCGGGTATGAACACTACGACGACTATTTCGCCGCCTGCAACCGGCTGTTGAAGCCGGATGGCTCGATGCTGCTGCAAACGATCACGATGAACGAGCAGCGGTTCCCGGCCTATCGCAAGCAGAGCGATTGGATCCAAAAGTACATCTTTCCGGGTGCGCAACTGGCTTCCGTCCGCGGGATTCTGGACTCGCTGGCGAACGTCACCAGCCTCTCGATGTTCCACTGTGAGGCCATGGGGACACACTATGCCCGGACGCTGGCCGCCTGGCGCGAGCGGTTCCATCGAGCCCTGCCGCAAGTCCGGCAACTGGGCTTCGACGAGCGCTTCATCCGCATGTGGGACTACTATCTCGCCTTCTGCGAGGGTGCGTTCCTGGAGCGCCACATCAGCGATGTGCAGCTCATGCTGACGAAAAACTACAATCCGAAAACGCTGTTTCAGGAACCCTGGCAGCAGCAACACAATGTCGAGCGGCGGGGCTCCCTCGTCGAGCAATGA
- a CDS encoding 4Fe-4S dicluster domain-containing protein, with protein MELTRRHLLLILTPAAAAFLDHKNGVSAAPPESKYKLADHYWGMIVDIAKCIGCGNCVRACSQENGVPTGYFRTWVERYSVPDYPAEHPIVESPNGGMDGFPNTEHKNTKNFFVPKLCNHCEHSPCVQVCPVGATFETPDGLVLVDKSYCLGCRYCVQACPYGCRYIDPQKEVVDKCTLCYHRISQGLTTACCETCPTGARQLVDLKNPNDPVHEILRTNSIQVLKPHMATGSKVYYKSLDQSVR; from the coding sequence ATGGAACTGACTCGCAGACATCTTCTCCTGATACTCACTCCAGCAGCAGCCGCGTTTCTTGATCACAAGAATGGAGTTTCGGCAGCGCCGCCGGAATCAAAGTACAAACTGGCTGATCACTACTGGGGCATGATTGTCGATATTGCAAAGTGCATCGGCTGCGGCAACTGTGTCCGTGCCTGTTCCCAGGAAAACGGCGTGCCCACCGGATACTTTCGTACCTGGGTGGAGCGCTACAGCGTCCCCGACTATCCGGCAGAGCATCCGATTGTGGAATCGCCCAACGGCGGCATGGACGGCTTCCCGAATACCGAGCATAAGAACACCAAGAACTTCTTCGTGCCGAAGCTCTGCAACCATTGCGAACATTCCCCGTGCGTACAGGTATGCCCGGTGGGGGCTACGTTCGAGACGCCCGATGGCCTTGTCCTGGTCGACAAGTCCTACTGCCTGGGCTGCCGCTATTGCGTGCAGGCCTGCCCTTACGGCTGCCGGTATATCGATCCGCAAAAGGAGGTGGTCGATAAGTGCACGCTCTGCTACCACCGCATCAGCCAGGGGCTCACCACGGCGTGCTGCGAGACGTGCCCAACGGGGGCGAGACAACTCGTCGACCTGAAGAATCCCAACGACCCGGTGCATGAGATCCTGCGCACCAACTCGATTCAGGTGCTGAAGCCGCACATGGCGACGGGCTCAAAGGTCTACTACAAGTCGTTGGATCAATCGGTGCGTTAA
- the nrfD gene encoding NrfD/PsrC family molybdoenzyme membrane anchor subunit, with translation MHGVEGFMYPNEVELQWSILIVLYPFITGLVAGAFILASLERVFRVEAVKPTYRLALLTAFGFMLVAPLPLQLHLGHPERSYEMFTTPHKTSAMAMFGFVYMWYLAVVLFLEIWLDYRKDIVQLAQSATGLKRWIYRVLTLGSNNISDKALAIDERAGYIITVVGIPSAFLLHGYVGFIFGSVKANPWWSTPLMPIVFLFSAMVSGIALVMLMYMAASKMRKQSIDMRCLDTIARYLFYTFVIDFSLEMLDLIHRIYESGESFQSLDFMVHTRLFFSQVLLQIIAGTCVPLALLAANQVYRFSEATRRLMYGAAGGLTLIGIFAMRWNVVIGGQLFSKSFLGYTTYKMEFATREGLLPAVFLMILPFVIIWGLITLLPPWSATHARVVGGPHGGVS, from the coding sequence ATGCACGGCGTGGAAGGGTTCATGTATCCGAACGAGGTGGAGTTGCAGTGGAGCATACTCATCGTGCTCTACCCCTTCATCACAGGCCTGGTGGCCGGCGCGTTTATTCTCGCATCGCTGGAGCGTGTGTTCCGTGTGGAGGCCGTGAAGCCCACTTACCGGCTCGCGCTGCTGACAGCCTTTGGCTTCATGCTGGTGGCGCCGCTGCCGCTGCAATTGCACCTGGGCCATCCGGAGCGCTCCTACGAAATGTTCACCACCCCACACAAGACGTCGGCCATGGCCATGTTCGGCTTCGTCTACATGTGGTACCTGGCCGTGGTGCTGTTCCTGGAGATCTGGCTCGACTACCGCAAGGACATCGTCCAACTGGCGCAATCGGCCACGGGCCTGAAGCGCTGGATCTACCGCGTGCTGACGCTGGGCTCCAACAATATCAGCGACAAGGCGCTCGCCATCGATGAGCGCGCCGGCTACATCATCACGGTGGTCGGTATCCCGTCGGCGTTCCTGCTGCACGGCTATGTCGGCTTCATCTTCGGATCGGTGAAGGCGAATCCATGGTGGTCGACGCCGCTGATGCCCATCGTGTTTCTCTTCTCCGCCATGGTCTCCGGCATTGCGCTCGTCATGTTGATGTACATGGCGGCCTCGAAGATGCGCAAACAAAGTATTGATATGCGATGCCTCGACACCATCGCCCGCTATCTGTTCTATACCTTCGTCATCGACTTCTCCCTGGAAATGCTCGACCTGATCCATCGCATTTATGAATCCGGTGAATCCTTCCAGAGCCTCGATTTCATGGTCCATACAAGGCTCTTCTTCTCCCAGGTGCTGCTGCAGATCATTGCGGGCACCTGTGTGCCACTGGCCCTGCTCGCGGCCAATCAGGTCTATCGCTTCAGCGAAGCGACTCGCCGCCTGATGTACGGCGCTGCCGGCGGCCTCACACTGATCGGCATCTTCGCGATGAGGTGGAACGTCGTCATCGGCGGACAACTGTTCTCCAAGAGTTTCCTCGGCTACACCACCTACAAAATGGAATTCGCGACGCGCGAAGGACTCCTGCCCGCGGTCTTCCTAATGATTCTTCCGTTCGTCATTATCTGGGGGCTGATCACGTTATTGCCCCCCTGGTCGGCCACGCATGCCCGAGTAGTGGGAGGACCGCATGGAGGAGTCTCGTGA
- a CDS encoding DUF1365 domain-containing protein, protein MESAFYFGTVRHRRFRPVPHEFRYGLFMAFLDIDRIPELMGISRLLSYNRFNCASFEQRDHFGDPRLTLRERLAAEARERGLSLPDGPIFLLTHLRYYGYNFNPVSFFYCYDSGLHLSCIVAEVNSTFGESRNYWLETSNELPGSTSKRYQVRKEMHVSPFMGMDLDYAFTFKPPAEDMVAHMETIENGQAFFDATLVLQRRPWSAASLRHALLVHPWMTAKVIVAIHWEALRLYLKKTPVFTHPRHKTREV, encoded by the coding sequence ATGGAATCCGCCTTCTATTTCGGCACCGTGCGGCATCGCCGCTTTCGTCCCGTGCCGCACGAGTTTCGCTACGGCCTGTTCATGGCCTTCCTGGACATCGACCGCATTCCGGAGCTGATGGGGATCTCGCGCCTGCTCAGCTATAACCGTTTCAACTGCGCCAGCTTTGAACAGCGCGATCATTTTGGCGATCCGCGGCTGACGCTGCGGGAGCGGCTGGCGGCGGAGGCGCGGGAGCGCGGGCTGAGCCTGCCGGATGGCCCCATCTTCCTGCTGACCCATCTGCGCTACTACGGCTACAACTTCAACCCCGTATCTTTTTTCTACTGCTACGACTCCGGCCTGCATCTCAGTTGCATCGTGGCGGAAGTAAACAGCACGTTTGGGGAGAGCCGCAACTACTGGCTGGAGACGAGCAACGAACTGCCGGGCTCGACCTCGAAGCGGTACCAGGTGCGGAAGGAAATGCACGTTTCGCCCTTCATGGGCATGGACTTGGACTACGCCTTCACTTTCAAGCCGCCGGCTGAAGACATGGTCGCGCACATGGAGACGATCGAGAACGGCCAGGCGTTCTTTGACGCCACGCTGGTGCTGCAGCGGCGGCCCTGGTCAGCCGCGTCGCTCCGCCATGCGCTGCTCGTGCACCCCTGGATGACGGCCAAAGTGATCGTGGCCATCCATTGGGAAGCTCTGCGCTTGTATCTCAAGAAGACACCGGTGTTCACCCATCCGCGGCACAAAACGCGTGAGGTTTGA
- a CDS encoding hydrogenase small subunit: MSLRSAPSTYDLLRTHGVDRRTFLRFCTATAAALGLESALIPQVVSAMETKPRLPVLWLHGLECTCCSESFIRSSHPIAADIVLNMISLDYDDTLMAAAGDQAEENRRRIMKDYKGQYIVAVEGNAPTRDGGVYCTIGGETFLSILKETCADAKAVIAWGSCASNGCVQAAKPNPTGATPVHEIIHDKPVINVPGCPPIAEVMTGVITYILTFDALPELDRFGRPKMFYGQRIHDKCYRRAFFDAGQFVENWDDEGARKGWCLYKMGCRGPMTYNSCSTMKWNNGVSFPIGSGHPCIGCSEENFWDNGPFYQRLGAIPVPGIDSTPDAVGKTLAVLTGAGVAAHLVSRAALGGVMKKITSPPAQPPPGPAKDDTKEGGN, translated from the coding sequence ATGTCGCTTCGTTCCGCTCCGTCCACGTACGATCTGCTCCGCACCCATGGAGTCGATCGCCGCACTTTCCTACGTTTCTGCACCGCCACCGCCGCTGCCCTGGGCTTGGAATCCGCCCTCATTCCGCAGGTGGTTTCGGCCATGGAGACCAAGCCCCGCCTGCCTGTCCTGTGGCTGCACGGTTTGGAGTGCACCTGCTGCAGTGAGAGCTTCATCCGCTCATCACACCCCATTGCCGCCGATATCGTCCTCAACATGATCTCGCTGGATTACGACGACACCCTCATGGCTGCCGCCGGCGACCAGGCGGAGGAGAACCGCCGCCGCATCATGAAGGACTACAAGGGCCAGTACATTGTCGCGGTCGAGGGCAATGCCCCCACGCGCGACGGCGGGGTCTATTGCACCATCGGCGGCGAGACCTTCCTCAGCATCCTGAAAGAGACCTGCGCCGACGCCAAGGCGGTCATCGCTTGGGGCTCCTGTGCCTCCAATGGCTGTGTCCAGGCCGCCAAACCCAACCCCACCGGAGCCACGCCCGTCCACGAGATCATTCACGACAAGCCCGTCATCAACGTCCCCGGCTGCCCGCCCATCGCCGAGGTCATGACCGGGGTCATCACCTACATCCTTACCTTCGACGCCCTGCCGGAACTCGACCGCTTCGGCCGCCCGAAGATGTTCTACGGCCAGCGCATCCACGACAAGTGCTACCGCCGCGCCTTCTTCGACGCCGGCCAGTTTGTCGAGAACTGGGACGACGAAGGCGCCCGCAAGGGCTGGTGTCTTTATAAGATGGGCTGCCGCGGCCCGATGACCTACAACTCCTGCTCCACCATGAAGTGGAACAACGGCGTCAGCTTCCCCATCGGCTCCGGCCACCCCTGCATCGGCTGCAGTGAAGAAAACTTCTGGGACAACGGTCCCTTCTATCAGCGGCTCGGCGCCATCCCAGTTCCTGGAATCGATTCCACACCGGATGCCGTCGGCAAGACCCTCGCCGTCCTCACCGGAGCCGGTGTGGCCGCTCACCTCGTCTCCCGCGCCGCCCTCGGCGGTGTCATGAAGAAGATCACCAGTCCGCCCGCGCAGCCGCCGCCCGGCCCGGCAAAGGACGACACCAAGGAAGGGGGCAACTGA
- a CDS encoding NHL domain-containing protein — protein MLAALACFSIALSAQYREGYVVSRFAGGSTLQTGALTPLSLYLEQPYDLAFTPDGALLIADTRLARLFRIGADGTVTVLRPKATMGGVAVHPDGSIYYSAYGQNMIYRLNEDGTETLIAGTGKTTPVADNVPALEATVKGPSGLVFDTAGNLYIAEKGASRIRRMSAEGTMTTVAGTSGSTYGENVPGTSGQVISPEQLALDSAGRLYISSSNSSRIRVLDTKSGLLSTFAGGGSESYGKEGIAPTNATLSYPYGVAASSSGAVYISESYGARVRNVAAGRLMTFAGTGVRGYSGDGGSAQAAQVSYPTHLTVGPEGALYFIDNRLIRRVDTDGVITTFAGTTDLTYMGGTGMAMNARLITARGLSFDANDNLFLADSDHHMIRRITQAGEISTVAGNSIPGSGGNGGAATEGSLFFPWATSHDAQGNLYVAQRGDSVEAYDADASLIRMVSAESTLSIAGGGGNASGSTAAAIGDGGPAVKATFIWPESVTTDAAGQLYIADTNHSRIRRVDASGNITTVAGNGNYGYTGDNGAAVSAQLARPNRLCMTPDGGLVISDADNYRIRKVDAQGIIRTIAGTGATSRSGDGGPAISAGLGFLSDIACDKDGSIFLAEYAGYIRRIDPDGVITTVAGASKTTATALESADPSTVAFGTLQSVAVDTKGQLYFSAGTTIYRLLPKTLDAGLVRNAASQLTGPIAPGEIIEVEGPGIGPEEPAAGVVDEFGVLGGEAGGTRVLINSSPAPVVSASSGKVRAIVPLTARVISYIEILRGGVLTNRIQLTQTPSAPGLFAGEDGKGQAQAKNQDGTANAVETPVAVGEVLTLRLTGAGLLDADVAPGAVPADPRPKPVLPVAVLFGEVPADEVVSAELVEPGVVEVKVRVPAAAPVGGQVPVAVQVGGVSTQPEVTVAVAAARPSA, from the coding sequence ATGCTCGCCGCTCTTGCCTGTTTCTCCATTGCATTGAGTGCGCAGTACCGGGAGGGCTATGTGGTGAGCCGGTTTGCCGGCGGATCGACACTCCAGACCGGCGCGCTGACGCCGCTAAGCCTGTACCTGGAACAGCCCTACGATCTGGCCTTCACGCCGGATGGCGCGCTGTTGATTGCGGATACCCGACTGGCGCGCCTCTTCCGGATTGGCGCGGATGGGACTGTCACCGTGCTCCGCCCGAAAGCGACCATGGGGGGTGTCGCCGTGCATCCGGACGGCAGCATTTATTACAGCGCCTACGGCCAGAACATGATCTACCGGCTGAACGAAGACGGGACGGAGACACTGATCGCGGGGACGGGCAAGACGACTCCCGTGGCCGACAATGTTCCGGCGCTGGAGGCCACGGTCAAAGGGCCCAGCGGCCTGGTCTTCGACACGGCCGGCAATTTGTATATCGCGGAAAAGGGCGCAAGCCGGATCCGCAGGATGAGCGCGGAAGGAACGATGACGACCGTGGCCGGCACGTCCGGCAGCACCTATGGGGAGAACGTACCGGGCACGTCGGGGCAGGTGATCAGTCCCGAGCAGCTTGCACTGGATAGCGCGGGGCGGCTGTACATCTCCTCGTCCAACAGTTCGCGGATCCGCGTGCTGGACACGAAAAGCGGCCTGTTGTCGACCTTCGCGGGCGGCGGCAGTGAGAGTTACGGGAAAGAGGGGATCGCGCCTACCAATGCGACGCTGAGCTATCCGTATGGCGTAGCCGCGTCGAGTAGCGGTGCGGTGTACATCTCCGAGTCGTATGGCGCGCGTGTGCGCAACGTGGCCGCGGGCCGGCTCATGACCTTTGCGGGCACGGGTGTCAGAGGCTACTCCGGCGATGGAGGCAGCGCGCAAGCGGCACAGGTCTCCTATCCCACCCACCTGACCGTGGGTCCGGAGGGTGCTCTCTATTTCATCGACAATCGCCTCATCCGGCGCGTCGACACGGACGGAGTGATCACGACCTTCGCAGGGACCACTGACCTCACCTACATGGGCGGCACCGGGATGGCCATGAATGCGCGGCTGATCACTGCGCGGGGCCTGAGTTTCGATGCGAACGACAATCTCTTTCTGGCCGACTCCGATCACCACATGATCCGGCGGATCACGCAAGCCGGAGAGATCAGCACGGTGGCCGGAAACAGCATTCCGGGGTCGGGCGGCAATGGGGGTGCGGCTACGGAGGGAAGCCTCTTCTTTCCCTGGGCGACGAGCCACGATGCACAGGGCAACCTCTACGTGGCGCAGCGCGGCGATTCCGTGGAGGCATACGATGCCGACGCGAGCCTGATTCGCATGGTGAGCGCGGAGAGCACGCTGTCGATTGCGGGTGGCGGCGGCAATGCCAGCGGCAGCACCGCGGCGGCCATCGGGGACGGCGGTCCGGCGGTCAAGGCGACCTTCATCTGGCCGGAGAGCGTCACGACGGACGCGGCAGGCCAGCTTTATATTGCGGACACCAATCATTCGCGGATCCGGCGGGTGGATGCTTCGGGCAACATCACGACAGTGGCCGGCAACGGCAATTACGGCTACACGGGGGACAACGGCGCAGCGGTCTCGGCCCAACTGGCGCGACCCAACCGCCTGTGCATGACTCCGGACGGCGGACTGGTTATCTCCGACGCCGACAACTACCGGATCCGCAAAGTCGATGCCCAGGGGATCATCCGCACCATCGCGGGCACGGGCGCGACCAGCCGTAGCGGGGATGGGGGGCCTGCTATCTCGGCCGGCCTGGGTTTCCTGTCCGACATTGCCTGCGACAAAGACGGAAGCATTTTCCTGGCCGAGTACGCCGGCTATATCCGCCGCATCGATCCGGATGGCGTCATCACCACCGTGGCGGGCGCCAGCAAGACAACCGCGACTGCGCTGGAGAGCGCCGACCCGTCCACTGTGGCCTTCGGCACGCTGCAATCGGTCGCGGTCGATACCAAGGGCCAGCTCTACTTCTCAGCCGGCACGACGATTTACCGGCTGCTGCCCAAGACCCTGGATGCCGGGCTGGTGCGGAACGCGGCCAGTCAACTGACGGGCCCGATCGCTCCGGGCGAGATCATCGAGGTGGAGGGGCCGGGCATTGGTCCGGAGGAACCCGCGGCCGGCGTGGTCGACGAGTTCGGCGTCCTTGGCGGTGAGGCCGGAGGAACCCGGGTCCTGATCAACTCGTCGCCGGCCCCGGTGGTCTCGGCGTCCTCGGGCAAGGTGCGAGCGATTGTGCCGCTGACGGCGCGTGTCATCAGCTACATCGAGATTCTGCGCGGCGGGGTTCTCACGAACCGGATTCAATTGACCCAGACCCCATCGGCTCCTGGTCTCTTTGCAGGGGAAGACGGCAAGGGCCAGGCGCAGGCGAAGAACCAGGATGGAACGGCCAACGCCGTGGAGACTCCGGTGGCGGTGGGCGAGGTGCTGACTCTGCGGTTGACCGGTGCCGGGCTGCTGGATGCGGACGTGGCTCCGGGGGCGGTGCCAGCGGATCCACGCCCCAAACCGGTGCTGCCCGTGGCGGTGCTTTTCGGAGAGGTCCCGGCGGATGAAGTGGTTTCGGCGGAGCTCGTCGAGCCGGGCGTCGTCGAGGTGAAAGTGCGCGTGCCGGCGGCCGCGCCGGTGGGTGGGCAGGTACCGGTTGCAGTCCAGGTGGGCGGGGTCTCGACGCAGCCCGAGGTGACGGTGGCCGTAGCGGCAGCACGCCCTTCAGCATAG
- a CDS encoding multiheme c-type cytochrome, whose product MKEAAHLVRIAALFGAALIIFLLIRQRVMPATFGQYGHFRGSALEEIRARPIAFAGRPTCEMCHDDQLKVLKASKHANIGCEACHGPQAKHAEDTGVAKPILPDTRMLCARCHEANSAKPAKFPQVLSKDHSGGDACNGCHQPHSPKIG is encoded by the coding sequence ATGAAAGAGGCTGCACATCTTGTCCGGATCGCGGCACTGTTCGGCGCCGCGCTGATCATCTTTCTGCTCATCCGGCAGCGGGTCATGCCCGCGACCTTCGGCCAGTATGGGCACTTCCGGGGTTCTGCCCTGGAGGAGATCCGGGCGCGGCCGATTGCCTTCGCGGGCAGACCCACCTGCGAGATGTGCCATGACGATCAGTTGAAAGTACTGAAAGCCTCGAAGCACGCCAACATCGGCTGCGAGGCCTGCCATGGTCCCCAGGCCAAACATGCCGAGGACACGGGCGTAGCGAAGCCGATTTTGCCCGATACGAGAATGCTCTGCGCCCGGTGTCACGAGGCGAACTCAGCCAAGCCAGCAAAGTTTCCGCAGGTACTCTCGAAGGATCATTCCGGCGGAGACGCCTGCAATGGCTGTCATCAGCCGCACAGCCCGAAGATCGGTTAA
- the cybH gene encoding Ni/Fe-hydrogenase, b-type cytochrome subunit, with protein sequence MATAYERLDLSPGEAKFGMRYVWEFPVRLSHWVNVAAIPILFATGLYIGAPQLAPNGEAWQHFVMGRVRQIHFVAAYALLFSFLLRVFWFWVGNNYARSGFPFVWRKAWWGDLAAQTLQYLKLDRGHVHLGHNALAGASYTFFVIFLGWFQILTGLALYSETNPGGFWSRLTGWVFPLLGGSYGVRLWHHTTAWGFVVFVILHIYIVLYDNAQFRNGLISSIISGFKFYEKGDLDHDKWLT encoded by the coding sequence ATGGCCACCGCCTATGAACGCCTGGACCTCTCGCCCGGCGAAGCCAAGTTCGGCATGCGCTACGTCTGGGAATTCCCGGTGCGATTGTCGCACTGGGTCAACGTCGCGGCCATCCCCATCCTCTTTGCCACCGGACTCTATATCGGAGCCCCGCAGCTCGCACCCAATGGCGAAGCCTGGCAGCATTTCGTCATGGGCCGCGTCCGACAGATCCACTTCGTGGCCGCTTACGCTCTGCTGTTCAGCTTTCTGTTGCGCGTCTTCTGGTTCTGGGTCGGCAACAACTACGCGCGCTCGGGCTTCCCCTTTGTGTGGCGAAAAGCATGGTGGGGTGATCTCGCCGCCCAAACCCTGCAATACCTCAAGCTCGATCGCGGACACGTCCACCTGGGCCACAACGCCCTGGCCGGCGCCAGCTACACTTTCTTCGTGATCTTCCTGGGTTGGTTCCAGATCCTCACAGGACTGGCGCTCTACTCAGAGACCAATCCGGGCGGCTTCTGGAGCCGGCTCACCGGCTGGGTGTTCCCTCTGTTGGGCGGCTCCTACGGCGTCCGCCTCTGGCACCACACCACGGCCTGGGGCTTTGTCGTCTTCGTCATCCTCCACATCTACATCGTGCTGTACGACAACGCCCAGTTCCGCAATGGCCTGATCTCGTCCATCATCTCGGGCTTCAAGTTCTACGAGAAAGGCGACCTCGACCATGACAAATGGCTCACCTGA